One Malania oleifera isolate guangnan ecotype guangnan chromosome 10, ASM2987363v1, whole genome shotgun sequence genomic region harbors:
- the LOC131166971 gene encoding uncharacterized protein LOC131166971: MDPQAFIRLSIGSLGLRIPGAALNAAKSGISAFPTFLCEIRLRGFPVQTTSVPLLSSPEALPDSQNIASSFYLEESDLKALLAPGCFYASHACLEISVFTGRKGSHCGVGIKRQQIGIFKLEVGPEWGEGKPIILFNGWIGIGKNRQDSGKPGAELHLRVKLDPDPRYIFQFEDVTTLSPQIVQLQGTIKQPIFSCKFSRDRVSQVDPLSTYWSTSTDSSDQETERRERKGWKVKIHDLSGSAVAAAFITTPFVASTGCDWVARSNPGAWLIVRPDACRPESWQPWGKLEAWRERGGKDTVCCRFNLLSEEREGGELLMSEIFINAEKGGEFFIDTERQIRAAATPIPSPQSSGDFSALSPVGVGFVMSCRVQGEGKSSKPLVQLAMRHVTCVEDAAIFMALAAAVDLSIEACRPFHRKFRRGTRHSF, translated from the exons ATGGATCCTCAGGCTTTTATCAGATTGTCGATAGGTTCACTGGGGCTGAGAATTCCTGGAGCAGCATTGAATGCTGCTAAATCAGGAATTTCTGCATTCCCTACATTTTTATGTGAGATCCGTCTACGGGGTTTTCCTGTGCAGACAACATCAGTTCCGTTACTATCTTCTCCTGAAGCGCTGCCAGATTCCCAAAACATTGCCTCGAGCTTTTATCTCGAAGAATCAGATCTGAAAGCATTGCTGGCACCTGGATGTTTCTATGCTTCTCATGCATGTCTGGAGATTTCTGTTTTCACAGGGAGGAAAGGGTCTCATTGTGGTGTCGGCATCAAAAGACAGCAGATAGGGATATTTAAGTTAGAGGTAGGTCCTGAATGGGGTGAAGGAAAGCCAATTATCCTTTTTAATGGGTGGATAGGCATTGGAAAGAACAGGCAGGACAGCGGAAAGCCAGGAGCAGAGCTTCATTTGAGAGTAAAACTTGATCCTGACCCAAGATATATTTTCCAGTTTGAAGATGTCACCACACTCAGTCCTCAAATAGTTCAACTTCAAGGCACCATTAAGCAGCCGATTTTCAGTTGCAAGTTTAGTCGGGACAG GGTTTCCCAGGTGGACCCACTGAGCACATATTGGTCAACTTCTACAGATAGTTCTGACCAAGAGacagagagaagagagaggaaaGGATGGAAGGTGAAGATACATGACCTCTCCGGCTCAGCTGTTGCAGCAGCCTTCATAACGACCCCATTTGTGGCATCAACAGGTTGTGACTGGGTTGCCAGGTCCAACCCAGGAGCTTGGTTGATTGTTCGTCCTGATGCTTGCAGGCCTGAGAGTTGGCAGCCATGGGGAAAGCTCGAGGCATGGCGTGAGCGTGGTGGTAAAGACACTGTTTGCTGCCGCTTTAACCTTCTGTCTGAGGAACGGGAGGGAGGAGAGCTTCTCATGTCCGAGATATTTATTAATGCGGAGAAGGGTGGGGAGTTTTTCATAGACACTGAAAGACAAATTCGAGCAGCAGCCACTCCTATACCGAGCCCTCAAAGCAGTGGAGACTTCTCAGCATTAAGCCCAGTTGGGGTGGGGTTTGTTATGAGCTGTAGGGTGCAAGGGGAAGGGAAGAGCAGCAAGCCACTTGTGCAATTGGCCATGCGACATGTAACTTGCGTGGAGGATGCTGCAATCTTCATGGCACTTGCTGCAGCTGTTGATCTCAGCATTGAAGCATGCAGGCCTTTCCATAGAAAGTTCAGGAGAGGAACTCGCCATTCATTTTGA